The genomic DNA CCGGAACCGTCACAGTGGTCAACCCGAAGTAGTTAAGATTTGCAGTATAAGAGGAAAAGTTTTTTCTTTTCCTCTTATATCAATAGTAATCTAGTTGAGATTATCTAGTAAAAAGGTTAATGCTTGAACTTGCATTTGTAACTAGCCAACCTGCACCAATAACTCCAGCATCATTTCCAAGAGTTGCCCGTAATATTTTCGTATTCGAAGATGATGCTGGAAATGCAAACTTTTGATAATAATTTATTACTGGCTTAATTAATGTTTCACCTGCATTGGAAACTCCACCGCCAATGATAATGGCTTCAGGATTTATAACGGTACTCAAGGTTCCTAGTGCATAACCTAAATAAAAAGAAACCTCATCCACTATTTTTAATGCTAGTTCATCAGCTTGAGCGGCCAAATCAAATACATCTTTGGCAGTTAACTCTTCATCTTTTATTTTTCTTAGTTTCGTTTCTGTTTTACAGGATTTTAACTTTTCTTTGGTTACATGCAAGATTCCATTTGCAGAGACTATCGTTTCTAAGCATCCTGTCTTACCACAGTTACACATTTGGCCGTTTTCTAATTTTACTGTCATATGACCAATTTCACCAGCAGCACCTTTTATTCCTTCTACAATATTTCCTTTTGTGATAACACCACCACCGACACCGGTACCTAATGTGATGCATATTAATTCCTTTAATCCTTCTCCTGCTCCTTTCCACATCTCTCCTAAGGCAGCACAATTTGCATCATTGCCTACAA from Robertmurraya sp. FSL R5-0851 includes the following:
- a CDS encoding ROK family glucokinase, whose translation is MEGLIFAIDLGGTSTKLAILTNEGGFVHKWQIPTDTSEKGQNILPHIKEAFYHILIELDLNLEQFIGAGIGAPGPVMNEGVITKAVNLGWTNFPLKSQLENLLSIPVFVGNDANCAALGEMWKGAGEGLKELICITLGTGVGGGVITKGNIVEGIKGAAGEIGHMTVKLENGQMCNCGKTGCLETIVSANGILHVTKEKLKSCKTETKLRKIKDEELTAKDVFDLAAQADELALKIVDEVSFYLGYALGTLSTVINPEAIIIGGGVSNAGETLIKPVINYYQKFAFPASSSNTKILRATLGNDAGVIGAGWLVTNASSSINLFTR